The Hemiscyllium ocellatum isolate sHemOce1 chromosome 22, sHemOce1.pat.X.cur, whole genome shotgun sequence genome includes a region encoding these proteins:
- the LOC132826401 gene encoding inorganic pyrophosphatase-like yields the protein MAGYRREERGREHTGTYRLFLSNAQGQFLSPFHDIPLYAARTEDVFNMVVEVPRWTNAKMEIATKEPLNPIKQDVKKGKMRFVVNVFPHKGYIWNYGALPQTWEDPRHSDESTKCHGDNDPIDVCEIGTKVCCRGEVIKVKVLGILAMIDEGETDWKVIAINVEDPEANSFQNIEDVRRLKPGYLEATVDWFRRYKVPDGKPENQFAFNGEFKDKDFAIQVIKSTHEFWKALVMNKESVGGIHCTNTTVPDSPFRCSETEAKAFVDAVPAYGAGDSIPVDVDKWWYSKKN from the exons ATGGCGGGGTATCGTAGGGAAGAGCGTGGCCGAGAGCACACCGGCACCTACCGTCTGTTCCTGA GCAATGCCCAGGGTCAGTTCCTGTCTCCATTCCATGATATCCCACTGTATGCAGCAAGAACTGAG GATGTGTTTAACATGGTTGTGGAAGTTCCTCGCTGGACCAACGCAAAGATGGAG ATTGCAACAAAAGAGCCATTGAACCCAATCAAGCAGGATGTTAAGAAAGGGAAAATGCGATTTGTggtgaatgtttttcctcataAGGGATATATTTGGAACTATGGGGCCCTTCCACAG ACTTGGGAAGACCCAAGACACTCAGATGAGTCAACAAAATGCCATGGTGACAATGATCCTATTGATGTTTGTGAAATTGGAACCAAG GTATGTTGCAGAGGAGAGGTTATCAAGGTCAAAGTTCTTGGAATTCTGGCAATGATAGATGAAGGTGAAACTGACTGGAAAGTTATTGCAATAAATGTTGAGGATCCTGAGGCAAATAGTTTTCAAA ATATTGAAGATGTAAGACGGCTGAAACCAGGTTATCTGGAGGCCACAGTAGATTGGTTCAGACGGTATAAGGTGCCTGATGGAAAACCTGAAAACCAGTTTGCGTTCAATGGTGAATTCAAAGACAAG GATTTTGCCATCCAGGTGATCAAAAGCACACATGAATTTTGGAAGGCTCTGGTAATGAACAAGGAATCAGTAGGAGGAATTCACTG CACAAACACGACGGTGCCTGATAGTCCTTTTCGATGTTCTGAAACTGAAGCTAAAGCTTTTGTGGATGCG